Proteins encoded in a region of the Armatimonadota bacterium genome:
- a CDS encoding PKD domain-containing protein: protein MKTTLLALTALFAATAHAQTLYTPTRSAKDQGMSFKSWGSGTIAETDEAAFEGTTSIRVSSRNFFQGGIVTFATPVDLGAAYADKNNLLQFVLRIPASATGSAPAAGGGAAGGGKGPGRGSGLAGGESGGGSQNEGAGASAPVGLENIRLVLTTSDGLKSEAFLEVKGRGADERGWTKAGIPLHAIRGFDRTNKSVTSIALAGDATATFYIGEVGVLNDATPVFGEITQGDLNLALGDVVNFIANGYAGSSPLKFEWDFDAADGLQVDATNQVVKRRFSKPGTYVVTLTVTDVYGLKAPHTSKINVVVNP, encoded by the coding sequence ATGAAAACGACGCTTCTCGCCCTGACGGCCCTTTTCGCGGCGACCGCCCATGCGCAGACGCTCTACACGCCGACCCGATCGGCGAAAGACCAGGGCATGTCCTTTAAGTCGTGGGGCAGCGGGACGATCGCGGAGACCGACGAAGCCGCTTTCGAAGGCACCACCAGCATCCGGGTCTCTTCGCGAAACTTCTTCCAAGGGGGCATCGTCACGTTCGCAACGCCCGTCGACCTCGGCGCCGCCTATGCCGACAAGAACAATCTGTTGCAGTTCGTCCTCAGGATCCCGGCCTCCGCGACCGGTAGCGCCCCCGCCGCGGGCGGTGGGGCCGCCGGAGGAGGCAAAGGCCCGGGACGCGGCAGCGGACTGGCCGGCGGCGAATCTGGCGGCGGGTCTCAGAACGAGGGCGCCGGAGCCTCGGCACCGGTCGGGCTCGAGAACATTAGATTGGTGCTCACGACGTCGGACGGTCTCAAGTCCGAGGCCTTTCTCGAAGTCAAAGGACGCGGCGCCGACGAGCGAGGCTGGACGAAAGCGGGCATCCCGCTCCATGCGATCCGAGGGTTCGACCGGACGAACAAGTCCGTCACGTCCATCGCCTTAGCGGGCGACGCGACCGCGACGTTCTATATCGGGGAAGTCGGGGTCCTCAACGATGCCACGCCCGTCTTCGGCGAAATCACCCAAGGAGACTTGAACCTGGCCCTCGGCGACGTCGTCAACTTTATCGCGAACGGCTACGCCGGCTCCAGCCCGCTCAAGTTCGAGTGGGACTTCGACGCGGCCGACGGCCTCCAGGTCGACGCGACGAACCAGGTCGTCAAGCGACGGTTCAGCAAACCGGGGACGTACGTCGTCACTCTCACGGTCACGGACGTCTACGGACTCAAAGCTCCGCACACGTCGAAGATCAACGTCGTCGTCAATCCCTAA
- a CDS encoding UDP-3-O-acyl-N-acetylglucosamine deacetylase yields the protein MEVSFARKTVRSSIRLTGKGLHSGEPVDVEFVPSDGGIVFESGGVQTRATVDEVTDTTRCTRLSGVSTVEHAMSALAGLGVTDVLVRMTGAELPALDGSASGYVAALDSVGLEDIGTASLRLFERVFYVDGDVRIGISVGSGHWRFDFECGERWPGSQSFECQLTPEAFRREIAGARTFAFEEEVPLLLGAGLGQGLDSGSALVIGHGAYQNPARWDDEPARHKLLDLIGDLYLAGMPPFFLNVVAVKSGHRTNVEAAKRLSAHLRSSPDAETP from the coding sequence GTGGAGGTTAGCTTCGCTCGGAAGACGGTCAGATCGTCGATCCGATTGACCGGCAAAGGGCTCCACTCGGGCGAGCCCGTCGACGTCGAATTCGTCCCTTCGGACGGCGGCATCGTATTCGAGAGCGGGGGCGTCCAAACCCGGGCGACGGTCGACGAGGTCACAGACACGACACGTTGTACGCGCCTCAGCGGCGTTTCGACCGTCGAGCATGCGATGAGCGCCTTAGCGGGCCTTGGGGTCACCGACGTGTTGGTCCGCATGACCGGAGCCGAACTGCCGGCTTTGGACGGCAGCGCGTCGGGGTACGTGGCCGCGCTGGACTCGGTCGGACTCGAAGACATCGGGACAGCGAGTCTAAGGCTGTTCGAGAGGGTCTTCTATGTCGACGGTGACGTCCGAATAGGGATCTCGGTCGGTTCCGGACACTGGCGGTTCGATTTCGAGTGCGGAGAAAGATGGCCCGGGTCGCAGTCGTTCGAGTGCCAACTGACGCCGGAGGCGTTCCGGCGAGAGATCGCAGGAGCGCGGACGTTCGCGTTCGAAGAAGAGGTCCCCCTCTTGCTGGGCGCAGGACTCGGTCAAGGGCTCGACAGTGGGTCTGCGCTCGTCATCGGCCACGGTGCCTATCAGAACCCGGCCAGATGGGACGATGAGCCTGCGCGGCATAAATTGCTCGATTTGATCGGAGATTTGTACTTGGCAGGGATGCCGCCTTTCTTTCTTAACGTCGTCGCCGTCAAAAGCGGCCATCGGACGAACGTTGAGGCCGCAAAGCGGTTGTCCGCACACTTGCGAAGTTCGCCCGACGCCGAAACTCCGTAG
- a CDS encoding diacylglycerol kinase — protein MASRDIIGPFRVAFEGIVHTFRTQRHMRIHLYVTLITVLGAMILNLRLREILVLMFIITFVLVAEMFNSAIEATVDLVSPNYHPLAKFAKDISAGAVLITTIMAIIVGSMIAVGDDQWERIRISLTAENIGAPFALRLCMGLVMVLIIVIIGKGLGKHGQVTKGGLVSGHAAYGFFLATCVFFLTDNLAVSAIGILLAAMIAQSRWEAKIHSIFELTLGASVGVILGLLLFGLTPK, from the coding sequence ATGGCTAGCCGCGACATCATCGGGCCGTTCCGCGTGGCTTTCGAAGGCATCGTCCACACGTTCCGGACGCAACGTCACATGAGGATCCACCTCTACGTGACGCTCATCACGGTCCTCGGGGCGATGATCTTGAACCTGCGGCTCCGAGAGATCCTCGTCCTGATGTTCATCATCACGTTCGTCCTTGTCGCGGAGATGTTCAACAGCGCGATCGAGGCGACCGTCGACCTCGTCAGCCCGAACTACCATCCGCTGGCCAAGTTCGCGAAGGACATCAGCGCAGGCGCGGTCCTGATCACCACGATCATGGCGATCATCGTCGGCTCGATGATCGCGGTCGGGGACGACCAATGGGAACGGATCCGGATCAGCCTCACCGCTGAGAACATCGGCGCGCCCTTCGCCCTGAGGCTGTGCATGGGACTCGTGATGGTCTTGATCATCGTCATCATCGGAAAGGGCCTTGGCAAGCACGGACAGGTCACGAAAGGGGGCCTTGTCAGCGGACACGCCGCGTACGGCTTCTTCCTAGCCACGTGCGTCTTCTTCCTTACGGACAACCTCGCCGTGTCCGCGATCGGGATCCTGCTCGCGGCGATGATCGCGCAAAGCCGTTGGGAAGCGAAGATCCACTCGATCTTCGAACTCACGCTCGGCGCGAGCGTCGGCGTGATCCTCGGGCTCCTCCTCTTCGGACTGACGCCGAAGTGA
- a CDS encoding valine--tRNA ligase, with translation MNTELSTRYDASLVESKWYRAWEEAGLFRPSPESGKPVYSITIPPPNVTGSLHMGHALCYGLQDLLGRYKRLRGFDVLILPGQDHAGIGTQGVVTKILKKEGTSPFHLGREKFLERVWQWRHESGGAILRGFRALGCAFEWERERFTLDDGYHEAVLKVFVDWFERGLIYRGLRVVNWDPALKTSVSDIETERLVTKGKLYHVRYPFTDGSGHVIVATTRPETMLADVAVAVHPKDERYTGIVGKTLTLPLVGREIPLIADEYPDPEFGTGAVKITPGHDANDFEVGQRHGLEILVVLDESAKMTPDCGPYAGLDRIEARKKIVDDLETQGFLDRVEDHELALVISERSHEVIEPMASEQWWVDQKNLSVEAIRAVEDGRITFSPPRYASVYLDWMRNVRDWCISRQLWWGHRIPVYYTESGEPFAALSREDAQRKAGDKKIVRQDDDVLDTWFSSGLWPFATMGWPERTADLDRYYPTSVLVTSREILYLWVARMIMMGCDLVGDIPFHDVYIYATVLTEDGKRMSKSLGTGVDPMGVIEEKGADALRWTLFSQTGENQDIRYSERRTTDARNFANKVWNASRFVLMNLEGLPEGPSGEYDVFDRWILSRLAATERSVREGYESYDVQSATQALYKFFWNELCDWYVEVSKPRLADPKVRATPQHVLVTCLEAFLKLAHPVMPHITEEIYSHLPKKAEGGMLMASSWPEVCPEWTDPEAEATVESWMEAVRALRAMRAELKLTPGAKIPRAFYAGDLQGGGPVVCSQAWIESLEQGRPDERHLSTAIGGLEFFLPTQGLIDPEKEAARLLGELEKLTPKIAQLEARLADPNFTGRAKPEVVDAARNDCARLMEEKSKVEASLKLMSE, from the coding sequence ATGAATACAGAGCTTTCGACGCGCTACGACGCGTCCCTCGTCGAATCCAAGTGGTACCGGGCCTGGGAAGAAGCAGGCCTCTTCAGACCGTCTCCGGAGAGCGGAAAGCCGGTCTACAGCATCACGATCCCCCCTCCCAACGTCACGGGCTCCCTCCATATGGGGCACGCCCTGTGCTACGGCCTCCAAGACCTTCTCGGCCGCTACAAGCGCCTTCGCGGGTTCGACGTTCTGATCCTTCCGGGACAAGACCATGCCGGAATCGGCACCCAAGGCGTCGTGACCAAGATCCTCAAGAAGGAAGGGACGTCGCCGTTCCATCTCGGACGTGAAAAGTTTCTGGAGCGCGTGTGGCAGTGGCGCCATGAAAGCGGGGGCGCGATACTCCGGGGCTTCAGGGCCTTGGGTTGCGCGTTCGAATGGGAGCGAGAACGCTTCACGCTCGACGACGGCTATCACGAGGCCGTCCTCAAGGTCTTCGTCGACTGGTTCGAGCGTGGCCTGATCTACAGGGGCCTTCGCGTCGTCAACTGGGATCCGGCCCTGAAGACGAGCGTGAGCGACATCGAGACCGAGCGGCTTGTGACCAAGGGCAAGCTGTATCACGTCCGCTACCCCTTTACGGACGGTTCTGGACACGTCATCGTGGCGACGACCCGCCCCGAGACGATGTTGGCCGACGTCGCGGTCGCTGTCCATCCCAAGGACGAACGGTACACCGGGATCGTCGGGAAGACCTTGACCCTGCCCCTCGTCGGCCGTGAAATCCCCTTGATCGCCGACGAGTATCCCGATCCAGAGTTCGGCACAGGCGCGGTCAAGATCACTCCTGGACACGACGCCAACGACTTTGAAGTCGGTCAGCGCCACGGGCTGGAAATCCTCGTCGTCCTTGACGAGTCGGCGAAGATGACGCCGGATTGTGGCCCGTACGCAGGCCTCGACCGGATCGAGGCCCGCAAGAAGATCGTCGACGACCTCGAAACTCAAGGCTTCCTCGACCGCGTCGAAGACCACGAACTCGCCCTTGTGATCAGCGAACGCAGCCACGAGGTCATCGAACCGATGGCCAGCGAACAGTGGTGGGTCGATCAGAAGAACTTGTCCGTCGAAGCCATCAGGGCCGTCGAAGACGGACGCATTACGTTCTCACCGCCCAGGTACGCCTCTGTCTATCTCGATTGGATGCGCAACGTCCGGGACTGGTGCATCAGCCGACAATTGTGGTGGGGCCACCGGATCCCCGTCTACTACACGGAGTCGGGCGAGCCTTTCGCTGCGCTCAGTCGGGAAGACGCCCAACGCAAGGCCGGTGACAAGAAGATCGTCCGGCAAGACGACGATGTCTTGGACACGTGGTTCAGCAGCGGACTTTGGCCGTTCGCGACCATGGGCTGGCCGGAGAGGACCGCGGACCTCGACCGCTACTATCCGACGAGCGTGCTTGTCACGAGTCGCGAGATCCTCTATCTCTGGGTCGCAAGGATGATCATGATGGGCTGCGACCTGGTCGGCGACATCCCCTTCCATGACGTCTACATCTACGCGACCGTTTTGACCGAAGACGGAAAGCGCATGAGCAAGAGCCTCGGGACAGGCGTCGATCCCATGGGCGTCATTGAGGAGAAGGGCGCCGATGCCCTCCGGTGGACGCTGTTCAGCCAAACGGGCGAAAACCAGGACATCCGCTACAGCGAACGACGGACGACCGACGCCCGGAACTTCGCGAACAAGGTCTGGAACGCCTCTCGGTTCGTCTTAATGAACCTAGAAGGCCTGCCTGAGGGGCCGAGCGGGGAGTACGACGTCTTCGACCGATGGATCCTCAGCCGCCTCGCCGCGACAGAGCGTTCCGTCCGTGAAGGTTACGAATCGTACGACGTCCAGTCTGCGACCCAAGCCCTTTACAAGTTCTTTTGGAACGAACTCTGCGACTGGTACGTGGAAGTCTCCAAGCCACGGCTGGCCGATCCGAAGGTCCGGGCCACGCCGCAACACGTGCTCGTCACCTGTCTCGAGGCGTTCCTGAAACTCGCCCACCCGGTCATGCCCCACATCACCGAGGAGATCTACTCCCATCTGCCCAAGAAGGCGGAAGGCGGGATGCTGATGGCGTCGTCTTGGCCCGAGGTCTGTCCCGAGTGGACGGATCCTGAAGCCGAAGCGACCGTCGAAAGCTGGATGGAGGCGGTCCGTGCGCTCCGCGCCATGCGGGCCGAGCTCAAATTGACTCCAGGCGCCAAGATCCCCCGTGCGTTCTACGCCGGCGACCTTCAGGGCGGCGGGCCTGTCGTCTGCTCGCAGGCCTGGATCGAATCCCTGGAACAGGGACGTCCCGACGAACGCCACCTCTCGACAGCGATCGGCGGCCTCGAATTCTTCCTTCCCACCCAAGGGTTGATCGACCCGGAAAAGGAGGCCGCCCGCCTTCTAGGAGAACTGGAAAAGTTGACTCCGAAAATCGCCCAATTGGAGGCCCGTCTTGCCGATCCGAACTTCACGGGCAGGGCGAAACCGGAAGTCGTCGATGCCGCCCGGAACGACTGCGCCAGGCTCATGGAAGAGAAGTCCAAAGTCGAAGCGAGCCTCAAGCTCATGTCGGAGTGA
- a CDS encoding ATP-binding cassette domain-containing protein produces MSVIEVSGLTKVYATPKKEPGVWGSVKSLFSREKNLVEAVKGISFTVDEGEIVGFLGPNGAGKTTTLKMLSGILYPSGGEARVLGYRPFDRKPEMLRQISLVMGNRQQLWWDLPAWDSFVVLRELYDVPKDKFDERIEHLLDALQLKDVVRTQVRKLSLGERMKCELVAALLHAPKVVFLDEPTIGLDVVSQKRIRDFLQDFNKREKCTILLTSHYMQDVQELCKRVVVIDHGTLVFDGTLEALTARYSGTRRLRLTFDGAVPDLAVFGDVVESADSTVVLAVAREKTAAVTGAILQAHPVNDIAVEDVSAEEVIRDLFGTRS; encoded by the coding sequence ATGTCCGTCATCGAGGTGAGCGGCCTCACAAAAGTCTACGCCACCCCGAAGAAGGAACCTGGCGTCTGGGGGTCCGTCAAGTCCCTCTTCAGCCGGGAAAAGAACCTGGTCGAAGCCGTCAAGGGCATTTCGTTCACGGTCGACGAAGGCGAGATCGTGGGGTTCCTCGGGCCGAACGGAGCCGGCAAGACGACGACCTTGAAGATGCTCTCGGGCATCCTTTACCCCTCTGGCGGAGAAGCGCGCGTCCTCGGCTATCGGCCTTTCGACCGGAAGCCGGAAATGCTCCGACAGATTTCGCTGGTCATGGGCAACCGTCAGCAACTCTGGTGGGACCTGCCGGCTTGGGACAGCTTCGTCGTCTTGCGGGAGCTCTACGACGTCCCCAAGGACAAGTTCGACGAGCGGATCGAGCACCTGCTCGACGCCCTTCAGCTCAAAGACGTCGTCCGGACGCAGGTCCGTAAACTCAGCCTCGGCGAGCGGATGAAGTGCGAACTCGTCGCCGCGCTGCTCCACGCACCTAAGGTCGTGTTCCTCGACGAACCGACGATCGGGCTGGACGTCGTCAGCCAGAAACGCATCCGGGACTTCTTGCAAGACTTCAACAAGCGCGAGAAGTGCACGATCCTCCTCACGAGCCACTACATGCAGGACGTCCAGGAATTGTGCAAGCGTGTCGTCGTCATCGATCACGGCACGCTCGTGTTCGACGGGACGCTCGAAGCCCTGACGGCGCGCTATTCGGGAACAAGGAGGCTCCGACTGACGTTCGACGGCGCCGTCCCGGACCTGGCCGTGTTCGGTGACGTGGTGGAGTCTGCCGACTCGACGGTCGTGCTGGCCGTCGCCCGCGAGAAGACAGCAGCGGTGACCGGGGCGATCCTACAGGCCCACCCGGTCAACGACATCGCCGTCGAAGACGTTTCCGCAGAGGAGGTCATCCGCGACCTCTTCGGCACCCGCTCTTGA
- a CDS encoding TIGR00282 family metallophosphoesterase: MSTYRIVFLGDIVGRPGREAVSRRLPDLMNEYDPLFVIVNGENSASGVGITPDIAEELYKAGVDAVTLGNHAFNKREIMGYLDQGKPIVRPGNMPAGVPGQGLCYIEREGVRMAVVNLCGRVFLDGYGDPFEWIDAALEPVDTPHVFVDFHAEATSEKIAFAYHLDGRVTAVVGTHTHVTTADERVLPGGTAAITDVGMCGPHPSVLGMDKDVILHRFRTQLPTRFEVADQPGVICGVVIDVNRVTGRATAIRRIKKP; encoded by the coding sequence TTGAGTACCTACCGCATCGTCTTCCTCGGTGACATCGTCGGCCGTCCCGGCCGTGAAGCGGTGTCCCGCCGTCTCCCGGACCTGATGAACGAGTACGACCCGCTCTTCGTCATCGTGAACGGGGAGAACAGCGCGTCCGGAGTCGGCATCACGCCGGACATCGCCGAAGAACTCTACAAAGCCGGCGTCGACGCGGTCACCCTGGGAAACCACGCGTTCAACAAGCGGGAGATCATGGGCTACCTCGATCAAGGGAAGCCCATCGTCCGCCCCGGGAACATGCCCGCCGGAGTGCCGGGTCAAGGGCTCTGCTACATCGAGCGCGAAGGTGTCCGAATGGCCGTGGTGAACCTGTGCGGCCGGGTTTTCCTGGACGGATACGGTGATCCGTTCGAATGGATCGATGCGGCGCTCGAGCCCGTCGATACGCCCCACGTCTTCGTCGACTTCCATGCCGAAGCCACGAGCGAGAAGATCGCGTTCGCGTACCACCTTGACGGCAGGGTCACCGCGGTCGTCGGCACCCACACGCACGTGACGACGGCCGACGAACGCGTCCTTCCTGGAGGAACGGCGGCCATCACAGATGTCGGGATGTGCGGACCCCATCCGAGCGTCCTTGGGATGGACAAGGACGTCATCCTGCACCGATTCCGAACTCAGTTGCCCACGCGCTTTGAAGTCGCAGACCAGCCTGGAGTAATCTGTGGGGTGGTCATAGACGTCAATAGAGTGACGGGCCGCGCGACGGCGATCCGCCGTATCAAGAAACCATAG
- the ybeY gene encoding rRNA maturation RNase YbeY, whose amino-acid sequence MLSVRNTTGRTVRTRPMVAALEAFAVRYHVSGHVIDVLVTDDDGLRRLNSEFRGVDEPTDVLSFEGPGWEGAPLGDIAVSLDRARAGARRRRVPVSAELAFLAVHGALHLVGFDDATDDGRADMVHRMNVVMADAGLPQDSGWHSLPHGDAGGHG is encoded by the coding sequence GTGCTCTCCGTCAGGAACACGACGGGCCGAACGGTGCGGACCAGGCCGATGGTCGCCGCACTCGAAGCGTTCGCCGTCCGTTATCACGTCTCTGGACACGTGATCGACGTTCTCGTCACAGACGATGACGGCCTCCGCCGACTCAATTCCGAATTCCGGGGCGTCGACGAGCCGACGGACGTCCTCAGTTTCGAAGGCCCTGGATGGGAAGGGGCGCCGCTCGGCGACATCGCGGTCTCTCTTGACCGCGCCCGGGCCGGTGCGCGACGGCGTCGCGTTCCCGTGTCGGCCGAACTCGCCTTTCTTGCCGTCCATGGTGCGCTCCACCTCGTCGGCTTCGACGATGCCACCGACGATGGCCGGGCCGACATGGTGCACCGGATGAACGTCGTCATGGCCGACGCCGGCTTGCCTCAAGATTCCGGATGGCACAGCCTGCCTCACGGCGACGCGGGGGGACATGGCTAG
- a CDS encoding HlyC/CorC family transporter, translating to MSDPPERRRRTAPTRLHAGTAASGVIGLTLFVVPLTVLAQGLLSQATVTGWNSVELAAAALAVIALNGVFAAAETAIELLRSSHLKLVATEDKNSRILTEALARKPLLVAACFLGSQTMRAWLILITFPMALAAGPSVTAVTGAAPGWPSALLAGFLIGIPVVALNVVFGELIPRSYAVADPVRTVCRTFGFVRFFTTLFRPAAQVSLAVGGLLTRRFGAKASFSIGNQAEEEIKERLEQAVETQEIEEEEKEMLHSVFEFGDTVAREIMTPRVDMDAVPVESTLQEVAKIVEETGHSRIPVFEGSDDQIVGIVHAKDVLSSMTRGEGDRRLRDTMRTALFVPENKNLHDLLQEMRQNRTQMVIVQDEFGGTAGVVTIEDIVEEVVGEIVDEYDQEETQVVRDEKGFTIGGKMNIHDVNGLIGTDFDSEEFDTLGGFVFGLFGRQPSQGECVEADGYRFTVTETDGRRILSIGLERLPDESVPESLLRTSEA from the coding sequence ATGAGCGACCCCCCCGAACGTCGTCGGCGCACAGCGCCGACAAGGCTTCACGCCGGCACCGCCGCATCGGGCGTCATCGGACTGACACTGTTCGTCGTCCCCTTGACGGTTCTCGCCCAAGGACTTCTGTCCCAGGCCACGGTCACGGGCTGGAACAGCGTCGAACTTGCAGCCGCCGCCTTGGCCGTCATCGCACTGAACGGCGTGTTCGCCGCGGCCGAGACCGCGATCGAGCTTCTTCGGAGCTCGCATCTCAAGCTCGTCGCGACCGAAGACAAAAACTCACGGATCCTGACCGAAGCCTTGGCGCGCAAGCCTCTGCTGGTCGCAGCCTGCTTCCTCGGTTCGCAGACCATGCGGGCCTGGCTGATCCTGATCACGTTCCCGATGGCCCTGGCGGCAGGGCCCTCCGTGACCGCCGTGACGGGAGCGGCGCCGGGTTGGCCGTCGGCCCTGCTCGCCGGATTCCTGATCGGCATCCCCGTCGTCGCCCTCAACGTGGTCTTCGGCGAGCTCATACCTCGTTCGTACGCGGTCGCCGACCCGGTCCGGACGGTGTGCCGGACCTTTGGGTTCGTCCGGTTCTTTACGACCCTGTTCCGGCCCGCCGCCCAAGTCTCCCTTGCCGTGGGAGGGCTGTTGACTCGCCGGTTCGGGGCCAAAGCGAGCTTTTCAATCGGCAATCAGGCTGAGGAAGAGATCAAAGAGAGGCTCGAGCAGGCCGTCGAAACGCAGGAGATCGAAGAGGAGGAGAAGGAAATGCTTCACTCGGTCTTCGAGTTCGGCGACACGGTGGCCCGCGAGATCATGACCCCTCGCGTCGATATGGACGCCGTTCCCGTGGAGTCGACGCTCCAGGAAGTCGCAAAGATCGTCGAAGAGACCGGCCACTCCCGCATCCCGGTCTTCGAAGGGAGCGACGACCAGATCGTCGGCATCGTCCACGCCAAGGACGTCCTGTCTTCCATGACCCGGGGCGAAGGCGACCGCCGTCTCCGGGACACGATGCGCACGGCCCTGTTCGTCCCCGAGAACAAGAACCTCCACGACCTTTTGCAGGAGATGCGCCAGAACCGGACCCAAATGGTGATCGTCCAGGACGAGTTCGGCGGAACGGCGGGCGTCGTGACGATCGAAGACATCGTGGAAGAGGTCGTCGGCGAGATCGTCGATGAATACGACCAAGAAGAGACGCAGGTCGTCCGGGACGAAAAGGGGTTCACCATCGGCGGAAAGATGAACATCCACGACGTGAACGGGCTGATCGGTACGGACTTCGACAGCGAGGAGTTCGATACGCTCGGCGGGTTCGTCTTCGGTCTGTTCGGCCGGCAGCCTTCACAAGGCGAGTGCGTCGAAGCCGACGGGTACCGGTTCACCGTGACCGAGACCGACGGTAGGAGGATCCTTTCCATCGGCCTCGAACGGCTTCCGGACGAAAGCGTTCCGGAGAGCCTCCTCCGGACTTCGGAAGCCTAA
- a CDS encoding phosphatidate cytidylyltransferase, producing the protein MLRRVVTGVLGGALALWALLTTHSLPIVVCSSLVFLIGFMELVKIAGLEDRPWPTATIGVLCLVVPLTVARVTPPGSWQFWAIVWAAYLAGCFGVIEGFRRKYATPMSSGWLAAPLATIVVTHQQTPLGTGTFVPNATLMLLLPIWAGDTFALVVGKAIGRHKLAPTISPGKTWEGAMANLAACVVTSLIVGVSLKIPIVASALAGVTSGVLGQVGDLAQSYLKRVTGLKDSGGVLPGHGGILDRLDSLLLSAVPCSTVLCALSPGLYHSPLWP; encoded by the coding sequence ATGCTGAGAAGGGTCGTGACAGGCGTCTTGGGTGGCGCGCTGGCCCTTTGGGCGTTGCTGACGACCCACTCTCTGCCGATCGTCGTCTGTTCGTCGCTCGTCTTCCTGATCGGCTTCATGGAACTGGTGAAGATCGCCGGACTCGAAGACAGGCCCTGGCCGACGGCGACGATCGGCGTCCTGTGCTTGGTCGTCCCCTTGACCGTCGCCCGCGTCACGCCGCCGGGATCCTGGCAGTTCTGGGCCATCGTGTGGGCGGCCTACCTCGCAGGATGCTTCGGCGTCATCGAGGGGTTCCGCCGGAAGTACGCGACCCCGATGTCGTCCGGATGGCTGGCGGCACCGCTAGCGACGATCGTCGTGACGCACCAACAGACCCCACTCGGCACGGGCACGTTCGTCCCGAACGCGACTTTGATGCTCCTGTTACCGATATGGGCGGGCGACACGTTCGCCCTTGTCGTAGGGAAGGCGATCGGTCGGCACAAGCTCGCCCCGACGATCTCGCCGGGCAAAACCTGGGAGGGGGCGATGGCCAATCTCGCCGCCTGCGTCGTCACGTCGCTGATCGTGGGCGTTTCCCTGAAAATCCCGATCGTAGCCTCCGCCCTTGCAGGCGTGACGTCTGGAGTCCTTGGCCAGGTCGGCGACCTCGCCCAAAGCTATCTCAAGCGGGTCACGGGGCTCAAGGACAGCGGAGGCGTCCTCCCCGGCCACGGCGGCATTTTGGACCGCCTCGACTCTCTCCTCCTTTCCGCCGTTCCGTGCTCGACCGTCCTTTGCGCCCTGTCCCCCGGACTCTACCACTCGCCCCTTTGGCCGTGA
- the rpsU gene encoding 30S ribosomal protein S21: MVYVSVHNNESIDSALKRFNQKLQQSGLLRELKEHAHYEKPSEKKRRQRRRRGSRI; encoded by the coding sequence TTGGTCTACGTCAGCGTCCATAACAACGAATCGATCGACTCCGCGCTGAAGCGCTTCAACCAGAAGCTTCAGCAGAGTGGACTTCTTCGCGAACTGAAGGAGCATGCCCACTACGAGAAGCCGAGCGAAAAGAAGCGCCGACAGCGCCGCCGCCGCGGTTCGCGGATCTAA